The genomic region GCCGCCGAAGGCCGAGGCGCCGAAGGTGGTGCAGGAGCGGCCGGTGGAGGCGCCTCCGAAGCCGCAGCCCAAGGCGCCGCCGGTGCAGCGGCCGACGGCGCGGGAGGAGCCGAAGCCGAAGGAGGAGCCCAAGCCGGCGCAGGGGCGGAACCCGGAGCCGACGGCGAAGGTCGGCGGTGAGGGCCTGGACATCCGGATCGATGGAGAGACGTTCCCGTACCCCGAGTATCTCGAGAACATCGTGAGGCAGATCCACCGGTACTTCCGGTGGACGGGCGCCTCGGGCCTGACGGCGGAGGTGTACTTCGTGATCCGGCGAGACGGCTCGGTGGAGGATATCCGGCTGCTCAAGGGATCCGGGAACGTCGCGTTCGACTATGAAGCCATGGGCGCCATCGAGGCCGTTGCCACACGCGGGTTGTTCGGCCCGCTCCCGGAGGGCTTCAAGCAGGACCGTCTGCCGGTGGCGTTCCGCTTCCGGCCGGCGTTCTGAGCGCGACTGGCGTCCCGGACCCGGAGAGGACCATGCGGTTGCTTCTGGCAGTGATGACCGTGCTGGCGCTGGCGACCCCGGTCGGGGCGCAGCGCCAGGACACGACGCGTCTGCCCACGGGCGTCCGGCTGGACGTCTTCTACAACACCATGAACCGGCCGCTGGTGGCGGTGCGGCCGTTCGCGGGGCCGCCCGAGGCCGCGGCCGTGGCGGAGCAGGCGCACGCGATCATCGTCCAGGACCTCGACTACAGCGACCGGTTCGTGATCGCCGAGGTGCCCGAGGCACTGAAGTCGGGCCCCGTCGCGTTGAGTGCCTGGAACGACCTCGGTGTGGTGTTCCTGGTGACTGGGGAGGCGGAGCCGCTGGGCGACGGCTACCTGGTACGCCTTGCGCTGCACGACGTCCCGTTCGGCACGCTCAAGGAGATCCAGGCGTTCCGCGTGCCGCGGCCGTCGGACGCTGGTTTCCGTATAGCGGTCCATGCGCTCTCCGACGAGCTCGTGCGCTGGATGACCGGTCAGCCGGGAATGGCGGCGTCCCGGATCGCCTTCGTACGGCCGAGCCGTGACGGGGGCGATGAGCTCGTGGTGGTGGACTCGGACGGCGAGAACCTCGAGCGGGTGGCGAGCGCGCCGGTCCTCGTCTCCCCGGCATGGGCGCCGGACGGCAGGCGGCTGGCGTACGCCGAGCTAGTGGACGGCGCGTGGCAGATCGTCGAGCGCGATCTGGAGACGGGCACCAAACACGTCGTGGTGCGCGCGCCGACGGGCGCCGTCAGCGCGACGCCGACGTATACGCCGAGCGGGGACCGCCTGGTCTTCGCGATGCTGTACGGCAACGCGAGCGAGTTCCACGAGTACGACGTCGCACGACGGTGCTGCATGCGGCGGCTCACCCGCAGCTCCGCGGTGGACATTTCCCCGACGTTCTCGCCGGACGGCAGGCAACTCGCGTTCAACTCCAACCGCATCGGTTCGCCGCAGATCTACATCATGCCGGCGGACGGGGGGCCGGCGACGCTGCTGTCGCCGTTCGTCTACGGCGAATCGAGCTACTACACGTCGCCCGAGTGGTCGCCGACGGGGACCAAGATCGCGTTCCACGGGAAGTCGCGGGGCGGCTGGTTCCAGATCATGGTGGCGGACGCCGCGGACGTGGGCGCGCCGGTGAGCCAGGTGACGCAGGAAGGCGAGAACGAGGACCCGAGCTGGGCGCCCGACGGACGGCACCTCGTCTACACGAGCGTGCGCGCGAGCGGCCAGGGGCTGTATGTTGTGGACACCTTCACTGGCCGGGAGCGGCGGGTGGTGTCCCAGGCGGGCGCGAAGGTGCCGGCCTGGTCGCCGACGCTGCGGCGGGCGGCGGAGCTCGCCCTGGCGGGCCGCTGAGGGCCGCGGGCCCGGCGGGAGACCCCACGAGAGGGAGGAGACGCGATGGCGTTGCGGAGGCTGGTTCTGTCGTCGGCCGTGATCGCCGTGGTGGCGCTGGGCGCGTGCTCGAGGCGTCAGCCCCCGCCGCAGCCGGCGCAGCAGGTGGATGACGAGGCCGCACGGCGCGCGGAGGAGGAGCGGCGCCGGAGGGAGGAGGAGGAGGCTGCGCGCCGCGCGGAGGAGGAGCGGCGCCGCGCCGAGGAGGAGGCGCGGCGTGCGGCGGCGGAGGCGCGCAACATCCTGGTGGAGATGGTGCATTTCGACTTCGACCGCTCGGACATCCGGCCGGACGCGCAGGCGATCCTCCAGCGGAAGATCCCGATCCTGCGGGCGAACCCCGGTGTACGGATGGTCATCGAGGGGCACGCGGACGAGCGCGGCTCGGTCGAGTATAACATCGCATTGGGGCTGCGCCGGGCGAACGCGGTCAAAGAGTACCTCGTGGGCTTCGGGCTCGACCCTTCGCGCTTCGAGACGCAGAGCTTCGGCGAGTCCAGGCCGCTGGATCCCCGCAGCAACGAGGAGGCGTGGGCCAAGAACCGTCGCGCGGAGTTCCGCATCACGGGCGGCGGGGACAACCTGGTCCTCCCGCGGACCTCTCAGTGATCGGAGGGGGAAATGGAGCCGAGCGGCGCGGCGAGAGCGGCTAGGGTGATGGCGCCGCGGACGGGCGCATGGGGCGTCCTTCGAGCGCGCCGTGGCGTCCGCATCGTGGCCGTCGCCCTCCTGGCGATGGCGGGCGCGGCATGCGCCACCAAGCGCGATGTCCGCGATCTGCGGGAGCAGATCGCGGCGATGCAGGCGCGGCAGGATTCGCTGCTCCGGGTCCTCGTGCAGCAGAACCGGGCGCTGATGGACTCGGTGCGGCAGACGCACGAAATGGTGCTGCGGGTTCGCGGCGAGCTGGGCAACCAGCTCGTCCAGGTCGAGCAGCAGCTCATCCAGATCCAGGAGCTGACCGGCCAGAGTCAACAGCAGCTCGCGATCCTGCGGCAGCAGGTGAGCAGCCGAGGCGAGTACTTCGCAGCGCCACCGGAAGGGGCCGGCCGCGACGCCGGCGCGCCGTCTGGATCCGGAACGGAGCCGGAGCAGCTCTACCGCGTGGGGCTGGAGCAACTCCAGCGCGGCAACGCGAGGGTGGCACGGCAGGCGTTCGAGACGATCGTGAAGGATCACCCCACCCACGAGCGTGCGCCCGAGGCGCAGCTCCAGGTGGCGGAGACGTACTACCAGGAACGCAATTACGACGGCGCGCTCCAGGCGCTCGACCGGGTTGTGGAGCTGTTCCCGAACAGCCCTGCGGCGCGCCGGGCCGTGTACAGGGCCGGGGTGATCGCGGAGGAACAAGGGAACCTCCAGCGGGCACGATCCTATTTCCAGCGAGTCGTCTCGGGCTGGCCGGGGTCGGAAGAGGCCGAACTGGCACGCGACAAGCTCAGGCGAATGTCCAACCGCTAGCCGCGGGCCGGACTCGCCGCAGCAGTCTCCGGCGGTTCCATGCGCTGCCCGTACTGTGGAGGAACCGAGGATCGCGTCGTCGACTCGCGCACGAGCCGTGAAGGCCGTGCGGTGAGGCGGCGGCGCGAATGCTTGAGCTGTGCCCGTCGTTTCACGACGTACGAATACGTGGAGCAGCGGCCGCTCCAGGTGCTGAAACGGGACGGGACGTCCGAGCCGTACGAGCGCCGCAAGCTCTTGCGGTCGGTGCGGCTGCCGTGCGTGAAGCGGCCGATCTCCCCCTCGGAGATCGAGGCGATCGTGGACGAGATCGAGGATGAGCTGAGCCGTTTGGGGAAGGAGGAGGTCGAGAGCCGGGTGATCGGTGAAATGGTGATGGAGCGGCTGCGGAAGAGGGACTACGTGGCGTACGTGCGGTTCGCCTCGGTGTACAGGAACTTCCAGGACCTGGACGAGTTCGTGGCGGAACTCACGGATCTGAAGGCGCGGCGGGCGCGACAGGCTTTGAACGAGGACCAGGCCGAGCTCCCTCTCTAGGAACGCCATGAAGCCGAGGTTCTTGCGTGCAGCCAACCAGGAGATGCCGTTCCTGGATCACCTGGAGGAGCTGCGCTGGCGTATCCTCTGGAGCCTCATCGCCCTGGCGATCGGCGCTGTGATCGGCTTCGTCCTGGTCGTGCGCTTCGATGTCCTGGGGTTGCTGGTGGCGCCGATCGAGCCGCTGCTGAACGGCACGCAACTCAAGTATCTCAGCCCCACCGATCCGTTCTTCCTCACGCTGAAGCTGGGCGTCGGCGTGGGTGTGTTGCTGGCCTCACCGATCGTGGTGCAGCAGATCTGGGCCTTCGTGTCTCCGGCGCTGCTGCCGCACGAGCGCCGGGCGATCGTTCCCGCGCTGTACCTGGGACTGGTCCTCTTCTTGGGCGGCGTCGCCCTGGCGTACTTCGTCGTGCTCCCGATCACGCTCGAGTTCATGATGGGGTTCCAGGCACAGAGTCTGGAACAGAACATCACCGTCGGGCACTATTTGTCGTTCGTCGTGCGGGTTCTGCTGGCGTTCGGGCTGGTGTTCGAGCTGCCGGTGGTGATGCTCGTGCTCGCCGCGATCGGGCTGGTGGACTCGCGGATGCTGGCGTCGAAGCGGCGTTATGCGGTGGTCGCTTCGGTGATCCTCGCGAGTGTGATCACGCCAGGCGACTTCGTCGTGCTCACGATCTTCATGATGATCCCGCTCCTCCTGCTGTACGAGCTGAGCATAGGGCTGGCCAAGCTGGTGGAGCGCCGGCGGATGGAGCGAGCGGAGGTGACCGCTTGAGGCATGCCTGGTTGCGCGGTGCCCTGCTGGCCGTGGGTGTGCTGGCGGCGGGAGCGCTGCCGGGCGCGGCGCAGCAGGACACGGCATCGGTGCCTCCCGCCGTGCGGGAGGGCGCGTTGCGCAAGCTCCGCGCGCTGGAGCAGGCGTTGCGGCCGGACTCCGCTGCGGCGTCCGCGGACAGCGGCGCCGTCGCGGGAGACAGCGCGGCCGTGGCGGACAGCGCCGCGGTGGGTGCGCCGGCGTTCCCGCGCCTCGGCGCGCCCCATCGAGACTCCGTGCTGGCTGCGTTGAGGGGGCTGAGTGGCTACACGCTGACGGAGTACGTGGGGACGGGGGCGCGGTTCGCGTCGGACAGCGGCCGGATCGACCTGCTCGGCAGGGCGCAGATCACCCGGGGCACGGAGAGCCTGAGCGCCGACTCGCTGGTGACGTTCAGCGAGACGAGCGGCGTCGTGTGCGGCTACGGCCAGCCGGTGCTGACGGGTGAGGGGCGGCCGGTGCACAGCGAGATGATGTGCTACCACCTCGAGCAGCAGCTCGGGGAGGCGGTGGGTGCGAACACGACGTTCACCCAGGGCGCCAACTGGATCGTGCGCGGCGATCGGGTCTATACGGTGGGGAGTGACCGGGCCTACGTGCATTCCGCCGTCTTCACGGACTGCGACCTGGAGGAGCCCCACTACCACTTCGCGGCGCAGGCGGTCAAGCTCGTGAGCGATGACGTGCTGGTCGCACGCAACGTCACGCTCAACTTCGGTGACGTCCCCGTGTTCTGGCTGCCGTTCATGGTCCAGAGCCTGAAAGAGGGGCGGCGGAGCGGGTTGCTGATGCCGGTGTTCAGCGTCAACGACATCGCGCGCACCAGCGACGGCTACAACCGGCGCATCCAGAACGTCGGCTTCTACTGGGCGATCAACGACTATCTCGGCGCCGAGCTGGCCATGGACTGGTTCAGCAACAACTGGACGGCGCTGAACGGGTCGTTCCAGTTCCGCAACCTGCGGCGGTTCCTCGAGGGGTCGGTGAACCTGAACCGGTACTGGAGGCAGGACGGGCGGAAGGAGCTGACGCTGAACGCGCACCAGAGCTGGCAGCCCACCGAGCGGACGTCGATGCGGATCCAGGCGAGCTATGCGTCGTCGAGCGATTTCGTGCGGCGCAACTCGTTCGATCCACGGGAGCAGACGCGGTCCATCGATTCGAACGGGGGGATCAGCCACCGGCTGGACTGGGGCACGGTGAACGTCAACGTGAGCCGGAGGCAGTACCTGCACGACGGCCGGGTGCAGATGACGCTCCCGTCCATCGGCCTGAGCGTGAACAACATCACGTTGTTCCCCGCTGCGCCGAGCGAGGCCCGCTGGTACAACAACGCGACGTGGGTGGGCAGCGTGAACGGGAGCATGAGCTTCCTGGACGTGAACGACACGCTCCCGAACCAGCGGGACGCCACGGCGCGGAGCGTTTCTGCGGACAGCCGGTTCACACTGGGCAAGTTCTCGTGGAGCCAGCGGTTCAGCTTCAACCAGGACATCCAGCACGCCAAGCCGGATCGGGACCCGACGGACACCATTCCCGGCCTGCCCCGGGAGGCGACGGACCGGATGAACTGGTCCACCGAGCTGCGGTTCCAGCAGCGATTGATCGGCACCAGCACCTTCGAACCCGGGTTGTCGTTGCAGGGTGACGTGCTGCGGTCGACGGCGACGAACCACGAGCTGCTGGCCGGGCCGACGCGCCTGGCCTTCAGCGCGGGGGTGCGGTCGGACGTGTACGGCTTCTGGCCCGGGTTCGGGCCGTTCTCGCGGATCCGGCACAAGCTCACGCCTTCCGTCCGGTACTCGTACTCGCCGGCGCCGACGGTGACGGACCGGCAGCGGGAGGTGTTCGGTGCGCCGAACGTGCGGGAGCAGAACCGGATCGAGATCGGGCTGAACCAGACGTTCGAGGCGAAGTATCGGGAGTCGGGAGAGGCGGTGCAGGACCCCTTGGCCGCGGACACGTCGATGGCGCGGAGCGGCGAGCCGATCGAGTTGCCGCAGGCGCGGCGGATCACGCTGCTGGCGCTGTCGATGAACGCGGTGGCGTACGACTTCGTGAAGGCGAAGAGGGATCACCGCGGGCTGGAGACGGAGCAGCTCACGTTCTCGGTGAACTCAGACCTGCTACGTGGTTTCCAACTGAGCGTGGGCACGCACCTCTTCCGGCCGGACGACAGCAGGCCCGGCGGCCGCGCGTTCGACATGCACTTGAGCAGCGTGAACGCGTCGTTCTCGCTCGACCACAACTGGTGGTTGTTCCGGCTGCTGGGGATCGGCCGAGGGGCGGAGGAGCCCGCAGCGGCGCCGGCCGACGTCCCGGTGGACACGATGTCGGTGGACGAGCCGGGGGATCCGCGGCTGGGGCTCATTGGCGGCCCGCCGCGGGCGCCCGCACAGCCCCGCCGGCGCGGCGCCGCCGGCACGTGGAACGCGTCCATCAACTACAGCTTGACGCGGCCGCGGCCCACGGCGGGAGGGACGTCGGTGGAGGCCAGTCAGTTCCTACGGGCGAACCTGACGCTCCAACCGACGGAGCATTGGAGCCTGCACTGGAACACGAGCTACTCGATCACGGACGGCGAGTTCGTGGACCACTACCTCACGCTGACCCGCGATCTGCACGACTGGGAGGCGAACTTCGACTTCAGCCGCGGGCTCAACGGCAACTTCACCTTCCAGTTCCGGGTCCGCTTGCGGGCGAATCCCGACATCAAGGTGGACTACGAGCAGCGTGGTCAGCGACCGGTCCCCGGCATGTAGGCGGGAGCCGACGGCGGCCGGCCACCGGGCCGGCCGCGCGCGACCAACACCGCAGTGGCGTGGGCGGGTCGCGCCTCGGCGCAGTCTCGTCCGGGAGCGCGCCGGCCGGGGACGGCGACTCCGCTGCACGCCCACCACTCCCGCGCGACCGCGCCGGTGCCTGCGCCCGCGGTACGCGGCGGGTCACACCGCAACCCTCCGTGAGCCATGAGCGACATTCTCGAGATCCGCGGCAGCGGCCTGACGCTGGAAGACGTGGAGCGGGTGGCGGGGCCTTCATCGCCGCAGGTCCGGCTCGCCGAAGCGGCCCGTGTCCGGGTCGAAGCTGCGCGGGCCGTGGTCGAGCGTGCGGTGAGGGAGGGCCGCGTGGCGTACGGGATCACGACGGGGTTCGGCGCCCTGTCGGACGTCGTCATCCCCGTGGACCGGATCCGCGAGCTCCAGGTCAGCCTGATCCGAAGCCACGCAGCGGGCGTGGGGCCGGCGCTGCCCGAGGACGAGACGAGGGCGGTCGTGCTCTTGAGGGCGAACGTGCTCGCGCTCGGCCACTCGGGCGTGAGGCCCTCCATCATCGAGCTGCTGCTCGAGCTGTTGAACCGGCGGGTGCACCCCGTCATCCCGTCGCGGGGCAGCGTCGGCGCGTCCGGAGATCTCGCCCCCCTCTCCCACCTCGCCCTGGTGCTGATCGGCGAGGGGAAGGCTGCCTATGACGGCGCCGTGCTCCCGGGCGGCGAGGCGTTGCGCCGCGCGGGGCTGGAGCCGGTGGTGCTCGAGGCGAAGGAGGGGCTGGCCCTGAACAACGGCACGCAGGTCCAGACGGGGATCGGCGTGCTGGCGTTGCTGAGGGCGGAGCGCGCGCTGGAGACCGCAGAGGTGGCGGGCGCCATGAGCCTCGAGGGGCTGCGCGGGACGCCGGACGCGTTCGACCCGGCGCTCCATGCCGTGCGGCCGCACAAGGGGCAGGTGGCGAGCGCTGCGCGGCTGCGGGTCCTGCTGGAGGAGTCCGAGATCCGGGAATCCCACCGGTACAACGATCCGCGGGTCCAGGACGCGTACTCGCTCCGCTGCATGCCGCAGGTCCACGGCGCCGCCCGGCAGGCGCTCGCGTACGTGCGCGAGGTGCTCGAGGTCGAGATCAACAGCGCGACGGACAACCCGCTGATCTTCCCGGAGGAAGGCCGCATCCTGAGCGGTGGCAACTTCCACGGCCAGCCGGTCGCCCAGGCGCTGGACCTCCTGGCCATGGCGTGCGCCGATCTGGCGAGCATCAGCGAGCGTCGCCTGGCGCGGCTCGTGGATCCGGCTCTGTCCGGCCTCCCCGCGTTCCTGACGCTGGACCCGGGGGTGAACTCGGGGCTGATGATGGCGCAGATCGTGGCGGCGTCGCTGGTGAACGAGCTGAAGCTCCGAGCGAACCCGGCGAGCGTGGATTCGATCCCGACGGACGCGAACAAAGAGGATCACGTGTCCATGGGCGTGGCGGCGGCGCTGAAAGCACGCGAGGCGGTCGAGATGCTCGAGACGGTGCTGGCGCTGGAGCTGATCGCCGGTGCGCAAGCGCTGGAGTTCCTGCGGCCGCTCCGGCCCGGCCGTGGTGTGCAGCGGGCGTACGAGCTGGTCCGTGCGGACGTGGCGCCGCTGGACAAGGACCGCGAGCTCTCCGACGACATCGCCACAGTGGCCGCGCGCATCCGTGCCGGCGCCTTCGCCCGTCTCTGGGAGACCGAATGAAGGAGGGCCCATGCAGGTCACGCTGTTCACGGGCGCGGCGGAGGTCGTGACGGGTGAGTCCACCGGTCCGGACGGCATCCGGACCGGCGTGGCCGTCGCGGTGCGGGACGGGACCATCGCGGCCATCGGCGCCGAGGCCGAGTTGGCGCGGCGGTTCCCCGGCGCGCAGCGCGTGGACTGCAGCGGCTGCGTCATCACGCCGGGCTTCGTGGACTCCCACACGCACGCCGTCTTCGGCCGCTGGCGCGCGGATGAGTACGCGCTCAGGGCGCGGGGCGCGTCGTACATGGAGATCGCACGGCGCGGCGGAGGCATCCTGGCGTCGGTGCGTGACGTCCGGGCGCGAGATGAGGACGAGCTGGTCGAGCTGACACGCGTGCGTCTCGAGACGATGCTGAGGTCCGGGACCACCACCGCGGAGATCAAGAGCGGCTACGGCCTCCGCACCGAGGACGAGCTGAAGCTGCTCCGGGTGGTGCGGCGGCTGGCGGAGGAAGGCCCCATGGACCTGGTGCCGACGTTCCTCGGCGCCCACGAGGTGCCGGACGAGTACCGTGGCCGCACGGACGCATACGTGGAGGTGGTCGTCCGGGAGATGATCCCGGCCGTCGCGGCGGAGCGGCTGGCGGTGTTCTGCGACGTCTTCATGGAGCCCGGGGTCTTCGACGGCAAGCAGGCGCGGCGGATCCTGGAGGCCGGCCTGGAGCACGGCCTCGTTCCGAAGCTGCACGCGGACGAGCTCGAGCCCTCGGGGGGGGCCGAGCTGGCCGCCTCCCTGGGCGCCGCATCGGCGGATCACCTGGGTTGCGTGAGCGATGCCGGGATCGACGCGCTGGCCGCCGCCGGCACGGTGGCGACGCTCCTCCCGGCGACGCTGTTCTTCCTCGGCAAGCGTTCGTATGCGCCGGCGCGGACGCTGATCGAACGCGGCGCCACGGTCGCGCTGGCCACGGACTTCAACCCGGGCTCCGCGCCGTCGCCCCGGATGCCGCTGGTGCTGACGATGGCGTGCTCGCAGATGGGCATGGAGCCGCTGGAGGCGTTGGTGGCGGCGACGGCGGGCGGGGCGCGCGCGCTGCGGCTCGAGGACGGCCGGGGCCGGATCCGGGAGGGGGCGCCGGCGGACCTGCTGGTGTGGGAGACGTCCGATCACCGGGAGATCCCGTACCGGTTCGGCGAGGATCTGCTGGCCGGGGTGTGGAAGCGGGGGGTACGCGTGGCGTGAGCGGCTTGTGAGGGCCCGTAACGGCTCTTATTTTGAGGCCAGCGACCGCGCGGGTCCGCGAGGCCGTTCGCGAGGGAGGGCGGCGAGCGCGGCGACCCGACGTGTTCTTGCAGGTGTGGCCTCACGCCGGCGCACACCCGACGGCAGGGGCGACCTGCCAGGGTGCATGGCGGTCGCATCCGGCCTGGACCGACCTCTCCCCGGGCGTCCACGACAGGACACGGCCGAGACCGCCGGTGAGATCCGCGCATCCGGCGGCGGGTTCTGCGGGCTGCGCGCTCTCGTCTCTGGCCTTCCACATTACATTGTGGAGCAATCCTGACTCCGATGACCCTGGTCGGCACGCGAGCGACGCCGCCCCTGGCGGAGGCCACCCCGATCTCCTCGTGCGAATGAAATGAAGCCGATCGTCAAGCTGAAGGACCAGGCGCGCCTGCACGAGCAGCGAGAGGAATGGGAGCAGGCGATCCAGCTCTATCTCCAGGTGCTGCGTGCGGGAGACGAGCGGGAGGGGGAGACGGAGCTGGCCCTGTACAACCGGGTGGGCGACCTCTACCTGCGGCTGGGGCGTGTGGAGGAAGCGGTCCGCTACTACGAGCAGGCGGCGGACAGGTACGCGGACTCGGGATTCTACAACAACGCGATCGCGCTGTGCAGCAAAGCGCTGCGGAGCATGCCGGGGCGCTCCGAGCTGTACCTCCGGCTCGGACGGCTCTGCGCCACGCAGGGCTTCAAGGTGGACGCGCGGCGCTGGTTCCTCGAGTACGCCGAGCAGATGTTGCGGGCCGGCGATGCGGAGAAGGCGTTCGAGGCGCTCCGGGAGCTGGCCGATTCGGTTTCGGATCCCGAGGTGCGCGAGCTGGTGGCGCGGCAGCTCGCCGCGCATCGCGGGCGGGAGGAAGCGCTGGCCGAGTACCGGCGGGCTTATGCAGAACGCGTGCGGGCGGGGCAGCACGCCGAGGCCGAGGCGCTCCGCGCGGAAGTGCGCGAGCTGGACCCGGCGCTGGATCTCGCGGCGGAAGGGGTGACGGCGGCCGAGGCCGATGGTGTGACCGCGGCCGAGCCGCCCGCAGCGGCGCCCGAGTGGGCGGCCGCCGAGGCCCCGGTCGCGGAGGGGCTGGTGTTCGAGCCGCTGGTGCCCGGCGAGCCGCCGCCTTCCGAGCCCACGGCAGAGCCGGACGTCGTGGAAGGCCTGACGCTCATCTCCGCTGCGGGCGCGGCGGGGATCGACGACGACCTGGCGGACGCGAACGAGACGGAAGCCGCGCCGCTGCCGCTGCTCGATCTGGGAGAGGACGAGCCGCTGGGCGCGGCGCCGTTCGCGCCCGGGGCGCCGGCGCCCGCCGTGGAGGTGCCGGACCTCGCCGCCGACGTGCTGGGCTCCGGGGCGCCCGAACCCGCCGTGGAGGTGCCGGACCTCGCCGCCGATGTGCCGGGCTCCGGGGCGCCGGCGCCCGCGACGGCGGCGCCGGAGCCCGTCGCCGTCGGACCGGCGGCTCACGCGGATGAGCCAGCGTCTACGCCGGAGGCGCGGGCGCAGGCCGCTGCGGACGCGGCGCTCCAGCGGGCCCGGGAGCTGGTGGCCCTGGGTCGGACGGCGGAAGCGGTGCAGGAGCTGGACGCGG from bacterium harbors:
- a CDS encoding peptidoglycan-associated lipoprotein — translated: MALRRLVLSSAVIAVVALGACSRRQPPPQPAQQVDDEAARRAEEERRRREEEEAARRAEEERRRAEEEARRAAAEARNILVEMVHFDFDRSDIRPDAQAILQRKIPILRANPGVRMVIEGHADERGSVEYNIALGLRRANAVKEYLVGFGLDPSRFETQSFGESRPLDPRSNEEAWAKNRRAEFRITGGGDNLVLPRTSQ
- a CDS encoding transcriptional regulator NrdR, producing the protein MRCPYCGGTEDRVVDSRTSREGRAVRRRRECLSCARRFTTYEYVEQRPLQVLKRDGTSEPYERRKLLRSVRLPCVKRPISPSEIEAIVDEIEDELSRLGKEEVESRVIGEMVMERLRKRDYVAYVRFASVYRNFQDLDEFVAELTDLKARRARQALNEDQAELPL
- the tatC gene encoding twin-arginine translocase subunit TatC, whose amino-acid sequence is MKPRFLRAANQEMPFLDHLEELRWRILWSLIALAIGAVIGFVLVVRFDVLGLLVAPIEPLLNGTQLKYLSPTDPFFLTLKLGVGVGVLLASPIVVQQIWAFVSPALLPHERRAIVPALYLGLVLFLGGVALAYFVVLPITLEFMMGFQAQSLEQNITVGHYLSFVVRVLLAFGLVFELPVVMLVLAAIGLVDSRMLASKRRYAVVASVILASVITPGDFVVLTIFMMIPLLLLYELSIGLAKLVERRRMERAEVTA
- the hutH gene encoding histidine ammonia-lyase; the encoded protein is MSDILEIRGSGLTLEDVERVAGPSSPQVRLAEAARVRVEAARAVVERAVREGRVAYGITTGFGALSDVVIPVDRIRELQVSLIRSHAAGVGPALPEDETRAVVLLRANVLALGHSGVRPSIIELLLELLNRRVHPVIPSRGSVGASGDLAPLSHLALVLIGEGKAAYDGAVLPGGEALRRAGLEPVVLEAKEGLALNNGTQVQTGIGVLALLRAERALETAEVAGAMSLEGLRGTPDAFDPALHAVRPHKGQVASAARLRVLLEESEIRESHRYNDPRVQDAYSLRCMPQVHGAARQALAYVREVLEVEINSATDNPLIFPEEGRILSGGNFHGQPVAQALDLLAMACADLASISERRLARLVDPALSGLPAFLTLDPGVNSGLMMAQIVAASLVNELKLRANPASVDSIPTDANKEDHVSMGVAAALKAREAVEMLETVLALELIAGAQALEFLRPLRPGRGVQRAYELVRADVAPLDKDRELSDDIATVAARIRAGAFARLWETE
- a CDS encoding imidazolonepropionase, with the translated sequence MQVTLFTGAAEVVTGESTGPDGIRTGVAVAVRDGTIAAIGAEAELARRFPGAQRVDCSGCVITPGFVDSHTHAVFGRWRADEYALRARGASYMEIARRGGGILASVRDVRARDEDELVELTRVRLETMLRSGTTTAEIKSGYGLRTEDELKLLRVVRRLAEEGPMDLVPTFLGAHEVPDEYRGRTDAYVEVVVREMIPAVAAERLAVFCDVFMEPGVFDGKQARRILEAGLEHGLVPKLHADELEPSGGAELAASLGAASADHLGCVSDAGIDALAAAGTVATLLPATLFFLGKRSYAPARTLIERGATVALATDFNPGSAPSPRMPLVLTMACSQMGMEPLEALVAATAGGARALRLEDGRGRIREGAPADLLVWETSDHREIPYRFGEDLLAGVWKRGVRVA